From Halorientalis litorea:
GTCGTCTACAACGACGAGGCCCGCACGGAACAGTACGGGTACTACTGCGCGAAGTGTGAGTCGCTGGCGAACGCGATGGACGCCATGGGTCGCATCGAGTGTGACACGTGTGGTAACAGCCGAAAACCGACGCGCTGGGACGCCGCCTACATGTAGTCACGCCGCGGATGTCTCACTCTCGGCCGCGAGTGTCGCTATCTCCTCCTGCCGTTCCTCGATGCCCGTCGTCACGATGAGGCGGACGCCCCGGCGGACGCTGATGTCCACGTCGTGAACCCGGCTCTCGGGAACCATGATGAGTCGCCCGCCGGTCGGGTTCGGACTGTTGGGCATGTACACGTTGTACGTCTGCTCGCCCGTGATGTCACCCACCGGCTCCGGGCTGTCGCCGGTGATGAACCCGAGCGCGTACACGCCGTCGCGCGGGTACTCCACGAGAACGACGCTCTCGAACCGGTCGGACTGCTCCAGCAGTGCGGTCGACACCTGCCGGACACTCGAATAGATGACCCTGACCAGCGGGACGACACCGATACCACGGTCGAGGAGGGCGAACAGTCGTTCGCCGGAACTCCGCTGTGCGAAGTAGCCGAGGAGCGCGACGGCGATTGCGATGAGGACGATGGCGAGTAGCTGTGCCACCACCTCGTAGTTAGCCGTGTACTGCGCCAGCCGCGTCCCTTGGACGAGGGGGTTTATCGCCGACGTGACCCATCCAACGAGCAACTGGAGCGCGAACAGCGTCACCGCGAGCGGTGCGACGAGCGCGACGCCCGCGACGAAACTGCTCCGCAGTGTCGACCAGAGACGCATGCTCTTCCCCTGTCGGGCCGCGGACAAAAGCGTAGCGTCCGGGTCGACCACGAACCACTTTGTTGCTCGCGCCCGTACCGGGTGTATGACCGACGACGCCGCCGACCGCGTGGCGGCCGACGGGGACGACCGCACGGCGACCGGGACGCTCCCGTTCCCCACGACCGGGCCGTGGGACGGCGACCGCACGACCGAATTCCTCACCGACGCGCTCGTCCCCATCCGCCTCGCCTGTCACACGCCCAGCGGTGGCCTCTGGATGCTCTCGCTGTGGTACCTCTACCGCGACGACCAGTTGTGCTGTGCGACCGCGAACGAGGCCGACGTCGTCGACTTCCTCCGTGCGGACCCGGAACTGGCGTTCGAGGTGTCAGTGAACGACCCGCCGTACATGGGCGTCCGCGGACAGGGAACGGCGACCGTCGAACCCGACGACGACAAGGTGACGCTCGAAGCACTCATCGACCGCTACCTCGGGGGGACCGACAACTCGCTGGCGACCCGTCTCCTCGCCGAGGACCGCGAGGAAGTCGTCATCCGTATCGACCCCACCCGCGTCTCGACGTGGGACTTCTCGGACCGGATGGACGACGTGGCCTGAGTCAGTCGGCTCCCTGCCGCCCCCCACCGACGTAGTACCGCAACGCCAGCAGGTACAGTCCCACGAGGACCACCCCGAAACCGACGCCTACTGCCGCGTCCACGAGGACGTGGCCCGGGTCGGTCGGACCTGCGTGTGCGACGACGCCGAACATAGTCGGTTGCTACTCGATTCCCCATCGGGTCGCCACACTCTTGAATCGTGCCGATACCGACCGACACCCTCTGATTCGTTACTGTGTCGCGGCGTCGTACTCTTTGAGTGTCTCGACAGCCACGTCGTCGAGGACGGCCTCCGCCGTCGCCTCCAGCACGACGGGCGGCGCGACGCCCGCCTCGTGGGCCTCGACCCACCGCGGCACACAGAGACACCACCGGTCGCCCGGTTCGAGGCCCGGAAACCCCAAATCCGGCCGGGGCGTCACGAGGTCGTTCCCCTGTGCCCTGCTGAACTGGAGGAACTCCTCGGTCACCACCGCACACACCTCGTGTCGGCCGGGGTCTCGTTGCAGGTGTCGACAGTACCCGTCCCGGAGATAGCCCGTCTCCGGGTCCCCGCTACAGCGTTCGAGGGCCGTTCCGAGGACGTTACGCTCGTCGCTCATAGTCGTGTTCGGGGCGGGAACCTGAAAAGTATCCCGAGCGGTAACTTGGGCTGTAGGAGTGATATATACTCCCGGGCGGATTCGAACCTTGACGGCACGAATCCTCGCGCCGTCTGCTTCGAATCCACCGTCGGCTATTTGCTCCTCACGTCCGTTCGTCGCAAAAGTAGTCCCGGGCGGATTCGAACCGCCGTCAACGGCTGACCTCACAGCACAACCCAGCGAGCGGTTGCTCGGATTGAACTGCTCCAAAGGCCGCTATGATTGGCCACTACACCACGGGACTGCAATTAGTGGCACTGGCTGAATGGGTAAGAGTGTTACTCTTGAACGCCATCCGGCAGGGTGACTGAAATATCGATACGCCCATCTTCCACTTCGTGGTGACACGACCGACAGAGTGCGACGAGGTTCTCCATCGTGTGTGCATCCTGCGCGTTCTCGAACGCCCGCATCGGAGTGATATGATGTACGTCTGGATTCTGCCCGAGCTCTTCGGCTTCGACTCCACAAACCTGGCAACGGTATCCGTCACGCGCGAGGACCTTGCGGCGGATCGAGCACCAACGACCGTAGTACCCCTCGTCTCCACCTTGCCACTGCTGATGCTTCTTACCGCGCCGGTTCTCGGACATCCATTCGGACAGACACTCACGAGAACAAAAACGGCCCATACCGTACCGACGATTGCACTCGAGAACCGTTATCTCCGTACTGCAGTAGTCACAGTTCCTAGTTACTCTGTCGGCGTCGACGGTTTCAGCGTACGGTGTCCCCAGAAACTCGTCGGCTTCTTCGACACATTCCGAACAGTATACCCCTTTCTTATTTGAGGGATAAAAATCGAACTCGTCACCGCACCGTCCGCACTCTGTCGCCTCTTTCGCGCCTTTCCAGTTGCCGTTGTTCTCTCCCCCATTCGGGTTACAGTCGTCGCAATATTCGAGGCGCGCCTTTGGGTCATAAAAACCAGTCCCGCACCCTGAGCACTCTCGGTTCGGCAACGGATCATCGTGGACTTTGGTGTGATGCTGTCGCATTCCACGCTCCGTCGAGAGTCTCTTTCCACAGGTGGGACACTCCATAGCTGGAACTGCACCTCCATCCGACAAATATCTCCGTCTGACGGGGTGAAATAATATCTGTCAGTCCGCCGGGTCGGGGTCGGCTTCGACATCTAGCAGGCCGCATACGTCCTCTTCAGGGGCGAAGCAGTCCGGGCACTGCGGGGCGCGGTCGATAATCGTGTCGAGGCGTTCGGCCACTGTCTCGTCGATGACCGGTTCGAGTTGCTTGGCCTCGGTACGAAACTCCTCGACGTCGAGCACTTCGAGCAGAAACCGCTCGATGATACAGTACGTCTGGAGTGCCTCGCGGGCCGCGACGATGCCCTCGTCGGTGAGCGTGACGCCCTTGTACTTCTCGTGGTCGAGCAGCTCGCGCTCTTCGAGTTTGCCGATCATCTCGTTGGCACTCGCGGGACTGACCTCCAGCATGTCCGCGACGCGACCCGTCGACGCTGGCCCGTCCTCCTGTTCCTGTACGAGGTAGATGGCCTTGAGGTACTGGTCGGCGGTGTTCATCGGTTCCCCTCCCGTCGGTCACACCAGTTCGCGGCGGTGTCTCGCTTGTTTCGTGTCATGCTCCCGTCTCCATGAGTTCCGTGACCTGTTCGACGCCGTCGGCCTCGTCCTCGCGGATGGCTTCGAGCGTGTCGAGTAGTTCCCCGCGGTCGATGCTGAACTCGGCGTCGGAGTCCTCGACGGCTCCGATGAGGTCGTCGTAGAACTTGTAGGCGGTCTCCTCGTTACAGAGTTGGTCGTAGAGGACGCCGTCGAAGTCCGCCTCGGCCTCGTACTGCTGTGCGACTAACCCCTTTATTTCCTCGAACGGAATCGTGTCGGCGTCGAGTTGGTCGATGACGCCTTCCAGTCGCTCGCGGTGGGCGGCCGACTCCGCGGCGGCCTCGTCCAACAGTGCCTCCACGTCCGGGTCGGTCGTCTCCAGCGATTTGGCGTGTTCGCCGGCACGTGCTTCGACCACCTCTTCAAGGACGACGCCGATCTGGAGCAGGCGCGCGAGTTGGTGGTCCCCCGACACCGACTGCTGGATGCTCACGGCGACCACCCCGACTCCTGTCCGTCTACCATACCTACAGTCCGAGAGGCGGAAACTTAAGTCCCGTGTCCTGTGGCCCTCCGGACTGTCACGGGCAAAACGGGAGTACCGGCGCGGGTCAGTTCCGCAACCGAACCGCGATACGCTCTTGGAGGTCCTCGCGGAGTTCCGCGACTTCGACCTCTTCGAGGACGGGCACGAAGAAGCCCTCGACCAGCATGTTGCGAGCGGTTTCCGTGGGGATGCTCCGCGAGGTCATGTAGAACATGTCCTCCTCGTCGACCTGTCCGACGGTTGCGGAGTGGCTCGCCTCGGTGTCGTGGTTGTTGATGATGAGTTTCGGCGAGGCGTCGGCCTCGCTCTCGTCGCTCAACATCAGCGTGTTCTCGCGCTGGTAGGAACTCGTGTCCCACGCTTCGCGGCCCACGTCTTGGACGCCCTCGTAGACCGACCGGGCACTGTCGTCCAGCACGCCCCGGGTCACGAGGTCGGCCGTCGTGTGTTCGGCCTCGTGCCAGACGCGGGAGGCGATGTCGAAGTGCTGGTCCTCGTGGCCGAAGAACGCGCCGACGATTTTCGACTCCGAGGAGTCACCGAGCAGTCGCGTCTCGACGCTCGTCTTCGTGAGTCGGGAACCGATGTTCCCCTCTATCCAGTTGACGGTGCCGTACTGCTTCGCGTGGCCGCGCTTGACCGAGAAGTTGTACGTCTCCTCGTCGAGTGTCTGGAGCGCGCCGTACTGGATGTGTGCGTTCTCCCCGGCGACTGCCTCGACGACGCCGCTGTAGTATCGCTTCCCGTCGATATCCTCGCCGGTCCCCTGCCGTTCGAGGATGGTCACCGACGCCGACTCCTCGGCGACGACGAGGGTGTAGTTGAACAGCGACTGGCTGTTCATCCGCGTCCGAATCTTCACGTCCTCGGCGTCGACGCCCTCGGGGACGTAGACGACTGTTCCGGCCGAGAACAGGGCCGTCGAGAGCGCGGTGAGGTAGTCCCGCTGTGGGTCGACGACGCTCCCGAAGTAGTCCTCTATCAGGTCGCCGTGCTCGTCGAGCGCGTCGGCCCAGCCGAGGACATCGACGCCCTCGGCCTCGATTCGGTCTTTCTCCTGTGCGCGGTCCAGCGGGTCGACGAACGACTCGTACTCGAGTGCGTCGAGGTTCGTCCACTCGCGGCCCGGCGTCCTGATGACGTCGGGCATCGCCGCCGTATCGAGGGCGTCGAGGGCGTCGAGTCGCGTCTCCAACAGCCACTCGGGTTCGCCGAGGTCCTCGCTGATTTGGGTTACCTGCTCCTCCGTGAGGTTCGCGTGTACCTGCGTACTCATGGTAGCCTCCGGGGGTTACCCGAGCGAGCCCTCCATCTCGAGTTCGATGAGTCGGTTCATCTCGACCGCGTACTCGATGGGCAGTTCCTCCGTGAGCGGCTCGATGAAGCCAGCGACGATCATCTGCTTTGCGTCGTCGTCGTCCAGGCCGCGGCTCTGGAGGTAGAACACGTCCTCGTCGCCGATTTTGCCGACGGTAGCCTCGTGGGCCACGTCCACCTGATTCTCCTGAATCTCCATGTACGGCATGGTGTCGGAAGTGGACTCGTTGTCGAACATCAGCGCGTCACACTCGACGGACGTGGAGGCGTCCTCCGCGCCGTCGGCGATGTGGACGAGGCCGCGGTAGTTCGTGCGGCCGCCGTCCTTGGAGATGGACTTGGACTCGATGGTCGACTTCGTGTCGGGCGCGTTGTGGTACACCTTCGCACCGGTGTCGATGTTCTGTCCTTCGCCAGCCATGGCGATGGTGATGTGGTTGTCCGTCGCGCCGGGCCCCTTGAGGATGGTCGAGGGGTACAGCATCGTCGCCTTCGAGCCCATGGACCCGGACACCCACTCCATCGTGGCGTCCTCCTCGGCGATGGCGCGTTTGGTGTTGAGGTTGTAGGTGTTCTTCGACCAGTTCTGCACTGTCGAGTACTGAACGTGAGCGTTCTCCTTGACGAACACCTCGACGCCACCGCTGTGGAGGTTGAACGCCGAGTACTTCGGCGCGGAACAGCCCTCGATGTAGTGAACTTCGGAGTTCTCCTCGGCGACGATGAGCGTGTGCTCGAACTGGCCCATCCCGTCGGAGTTCATTCGGAAGTACGCCTGGACGGGCATGTCGACGCTCGTGTCCTCGGGGACGTAGACGAACGAACCGCCCGACCAGATGGCACCGTGCAGTGCCGCGAACTTGTTGTCGCTGGGCGGCACGGCCTTGGTCATGAAGTACTCCTTGACGATGTCTTCGTGCTCCTGGACCGCCTTGTCCATGTCACAGAAGATGACGCCTTGCTCCTCCCACTGCTCCTGCATGTTCTGGTAGACGATTTCGGACTCGTACTGGGCACCGACGCCAGAGAGGGCGTTCTTCTCGGCTTCCGGGATGCCCAGTTTGTCGAACGTGTCCTGAATCTCCTCGGGGAGGTCATCCCAGTTCTCGGCTCCGCCGCGCGTCTCGATGTCCGGGCGAATGTAGGGAACGATTTCGTCGACATCGACTTCGCTCAGGTCGGGTGCGCCCGGCCAGCCGTCGGGCATCGGCATCTGCTTGAATTGCTGGAGTGCGCGGAGACGCCGCTCGAGCATCCACTCTGGCTCGTCCTTGTCGTCCGAGATGACCCTGATCGTCTCCTCGTCGAGGCCTTTCTCGGCCTGGAACGCGGAGTTCTCTTCTTTCTTGAATTCGAACCGCTTCTCGGTGTCCGTATCCTTGAGATGGTCTTGATCTGAACTCATTGTTGGTGTATATTGTTTATTTCTGCTTACGTATTAGTCTGTGCTAGCCGTTTACGATTACGCGGCCTCGTAGACTTCCTCGCGCACCCAGTCGTACCCCTTGTCCTCCAGTTTCTCTGCCAGCGACGCGTCGCCGGACTTGGCGATTTCGCCGTCTATCATGACGTGGACGTGGTCCGGTTCGACGTAGTCGAGAATGCGCTGATAGTGGGTAATCTGGAGGATGCCCGCGCCCTCCTCGTCACGGAGTGCGTTGATGCCGTTGGAGACGTCCTGCAGGCGGTCGATGTCGAGCCCCGAGTCGATTTCGTCGAGCACGGCGACGGACGGTTCGAGGATGGCGGCCTGCAGCACCTCGTTTTGCTTCTTCTCGCCGCCGGAGAAGCCGGCGTTGAGGTATCGCTGGGCGAACCGCTCGTCCATGTCCAACTGTTCCATCTTCTCCTGGAGAATTTCCTGGAACTCGGCGACGCCGATGTCACCCTCGTCGGCGGGGCCTTCCATCGGGGACGTGTCGTAGCCGGCGGCGTCCTCGTTCGTCTCCTCTTCGCTCTCGGCCTCGACTTCGTCCTCGTCTTCGAACAGTTCCTCGCGCTCTTCGAGTTTGGCGTTCAGCGCGGTCCGGAGGAAGTTGACCATCGTGACGCCTTCGATTTCGGCGGGGTACTGGAAGCCGAGGAAGATGCCGAGCGCGGCGCGCTCGTTCGGCTCCAGTTCCAGTAGATTCCACGTCTGCAGGTCCTCGGGAATTTCCTCGTCCATGTCTCCGAACTCGTCGGCGTCGAGGTGGAGCAGAACCTCGCCGTCGGTCACCTCGTAGGCCGGGTGGCCGGCGATGACCTTCGCAGTCGTCGACTTCCCGCTTCCGTTCGGCCCCATCAACGCGTGAATCTCACCGGACTGTACTTCGAGGTCGACGCCGCGCAGAATGGTTTCGCCGCCCTCTTCGGCGACTTCCGCATGAAGGTTCGATATTTCGAGTGTTGCCATAATTTAGGGTCACCTAAGTCATCTGCACATCGGGCTGTGGCACGCATAATACTTTCGGATTTTCCCGTATTGGTTTGGGTCTGTGAAACTCGATTTTGTAGAGTCTAAAACCACCGCCCGCAGCGCAAACCTGCGGTCGCCCTGTCTCCACTGACTGGTACAACCGGCGTTTGGGACGACATCAACCCCGGGCCGGTACGGGCGTGCCGTAGCATTGCTCTCCTGCCCGAAAGGCCCGCAATATTCATAAATGTTCACGACACACTGACAGACAGTGTTACAATTTAGTTGGGTGTTGGCTCCGTTCGTCGCACCTATCGTCCTTCTGCCGCCGATTCTCTGGGTTCTCTACCAGAATCGGGACCATCCTCGACTATCTGTCGAGACGGTTATGCTGTTGGCGACCGCTGCGGTCTTCTGGAGCCTCTCCGACGCGGTTCGCCTCGCAGTCACGGACGCCGTCCTGAAACGGTGGCTCTACACTGCCTACTTCCTCAGTGCGTTCGTCGTCATCGTCTCGCTGTTCGCGTTCGCCGTCGACTACAGCGACCGCAAGGAGTGGCGGCACCCACGTCGGTTCGTCCCACTGCTCGCACCGTTTACTATCGCCGGCCTGCTGGCTATCCTCGACATCGGGAACCTCACCTTCCGTAACCTCCGAACGGCGACGGTGAACGGCCTGTCCGTCCTCGTCGTCGACTGGGGGCCGATGTTCTACGTCGCCCACTTGGCCGCGTACGTCGCTATCGCTGTCGCCGCGTTCCTGTTCCTCTCCTACGAGCGGACGAACCGTCACTACCGCGGACAGGTCGCCTCGATTATCGGTGCCGCGGCGGTCCCGTGGGGACTCAACGCCGCGTACTTGCTGGGACTAACACAGGTCAACTACACCGGTGCCGGGTTCGCTCTCTCGCTGCCGCTCGCGTCGCTGATGATATTCCGGTACCGTATTCTCGACATCGTTCCCGTCGCCCGAACCGCCGTCGTCGACCAGATGCAGACCGGATTTCTCGTCCTCGACTACAACGGGACCGTCGTCGACCTGAACGACCGGGTCTGTGACATCCTCGGTGTAGATACCGAGACACTGCTCGGCAAGAGTCTGCGCGAACTCTCGATGGCGTACCCGGTAATCGGCGACGCCCACGACAGGGGAGAACACGGGACGTTCACCGTCGAACGCGACGACGATACGAGACACTACCAGGTCGATGTCTCACAAGTCACCGACCAAGCCGGCGAGGGCCGTGGCTCTATCGTCCTCTTCCAAGACGTTACCAGACTCGCGCGCGCTCGCGCGAAGCTCCGGGACCGGACGGCGGAACTCGAAGAGCAGAACGAACGCCTCGAAGACTTCGCACACATGCTCTCTCACGACCTGCGGAACCCACTCTCCATCGCGCGCGGACAACTCGAACTCGCCCGTATCGACCGTGAGGACGACGAACGCCTCGAAAAGGTCGCCGACGCCCACGCCCGCATCGACGAACTCATCGACGACGTTCTGGCACTCGCGCGCCAAGGGCAGGCCGTCACCGACCCCGAACGCCTCGACCTCGGAACCGTCGCCGAGACGGCGTGGGAGAACGTCGACACGAGACAGGCGACGCTGCAAGTGCTAGCCGACGATGACGTGGCCGCCGACGAGTCGCAGTTGACACAACTGTTCGAGAACCTCTTTCGCAACGCAATCCAACACGGCGGTGACGCGGTTACCGTCTCCGTCGGTGACCTCCCCAAAGGGTTCTACGTCGAAGACGACGGCCCCGGTATCCCCGAGAACGAACGCGACAAGGTCCTCGACAAGGGCTACACGACGGACGCCGACGGGACCGGCATGGGGCTGACCATCATCCAAACGGCCGCCGAGGCCCACGACTGGGAGGTCACCATCACCGAGGGAACGGACGGCGGTGCGCGCTTCGAGTTCGTCGGCGTCGCGGCCGACCCGTCTCAGGTCGAGGACGACGACGCGGGTGAAACCGACCCCGCAGAGACTGTCAGCGACGGCGGGACACCACGCGACGGCGGATAGCGACCCCGCCGGTCACATGAAGTTGCCCAGCCCCGTCTGCTCCTGCCCGCTTTTGACCTCGTCCCACGACACGTCCAGTGCCTCCAGAATCCGCTCGATTGGCCCCTTCAGTGTCTTTTCGAGCATCTTGTCCCAGTCCACCTCGAACTCTTCGGGTATCTGGTCCTCGTACTCGAAGCAGATGACGTCGGGGTCACGTCGAAACTCCCCGTAGAGGGGGTCTTCGGCCGGGTCGAGTCCTCGCTCGGCCTCCACACGGTCCCAGAAGTCCGAGTGAATCCGCCGGAGGTAGAGCCGCTTTGGCTTGGACCCGCTGTTGAAGTTCGTCCCCAACAGGAGGTTGGCGTACTTCGCCCCCCGAACTTGGGCGGTGTCGGTGTCGTAGTTGTCCAGTTTCTTCCCGATACCGCCCGGGATGCCCACGTCGTCTAAGCTGACGTTCCCCTCCTCGAAGTCCTCGATCACCTCGTGGACGTACTCTTTGATGTTCTCGACGTCGTCGCCCGTGACGATGCGGTCGATGACTTCCTTCTGGACCTCCTTGGTAATCGGCGCGATGTCCGACCGCTGGTACTCGAAGCCCGTGATGTCGATGTCGTCGACGTCTTTCCCCTCCTTCCAGACGATGTGTCCGGCGTAGCGTTTCTTCTTGCCTGCTTGGAAGAACCGCCGGTAGAGCTTCTCGAACTCGATTTCGAAGCGGTGGAACTCTGCGTCCAGTTGTTCGAGTGCGAACTCGTCGTACGATTCGTTGATGACCTCCTCCAACTCGAAGCCCTTGCGGATGGTCGCGGCAATCTGGCGGAGTTCCTCGTCGTCCATCTCCGGATGCTTCTCGCGCATGGCGTCGGTAACCTCAACGTCGCCCTCGACATCATCTGGTCCGACGCCACCAACCTCCAGCATCACCGAGTCGGTGTCACCGTAGATTACTTCGTACCCCTCGTTCTCGACGACTTCGTCAGTGTACTCGATGACTTCCCGTCCGGTGGCAGTGACCGCCGCGCCCATCTCCTTGTCGTACAGGCGGAATCGGTCCCACCCGAGAACGCCGTAGAGTGATTGACCGACGAACTGGAACTTGCCGTTCCTGCCCGCTAACAGCGTATGATTGTCCTCGACGGTGACACAGTAGACGCCGTCGTCGGCCGTCGAGCGTTCCGCACTCCGGTGCATCCGGAGCGTGTTCTTGCTGTCCTCGGTGACGTAGATGCGGTACGTCCCGCTGTCCTCGTTGTAACTGGCTGTGAGGCCGAGGTGGGCGCAGAGACGGAGCACGTCGTCACGGAGTCGCTCGCTCGCAGTACTATACCGCCACGAGTTCGTCTGCCAGTCTCCGTCACCATCGATGAGTGTATCGAGGAAGCG
This genomic window contains:
- a CDS encoding DUF502 domain-containing protein; translation: MRLWSTLRSSFVAGVALVAPLAVTLFALQLLVGWVTSAINPLVQGTRLAQYTANYEVVAQLLAIVLIAIAVALLGYFAQRSSGERLFALLDRGIGVVPLVRVIYSSVRQVSTALLEQSDRFESVVLVEYPRDGVYALGFITGDSPEPVGDITGEQTYNVYMPNSPNPTGGRLIMVPESRVHDVDISVRRGVRLIVTTGIEERQEEIATLAAESETSAA
- a CDS encoding pyridoxamine 5'-phosphate oxidase family protein is translated as MTDDAADRVAADGDDRTATGTLPFPTTGPWDGDRTTEFLTDALVPIRLACHTPSGGLWMLSLWYLYRDDQLCCATANEADVVDFLRADPELAFEVSVNDPPYMGVRGQGTATVEPDDDKVTLEALIDRYLGGTDNSLATRLLAEDREEVVIRIDPTRVSTWDFSDRMDDVA
- a CDS encoding DUF2237 family protein, which produces MSDERNVLGTALERCSGDPETGYLRDGYCRHLQRDPGRHEVCAVVTEEFLQFSRAQGNDLVTPRPDLGFPGLEPGDRWCLCVPRWVEAHEAGVAPPVVLEATAEAVLDDVAVETLKEYDAATQ
- a CDS encoding HNH endonuclease → MECPTCGKRLSTERGMRQHHTKVHDDPLPNRECSGCGTGFYDPKARLEYCDDCNPNGGENNGNWKGAKEATECGRCGDEFDFYPSNKKGVYCSECVEEADEFLGTPYAETVDADRVTRNCDYCSTEITVLECNRRYGMGRFCSRECLSEWMSENRRGKKHQQWQGGDEGYYGRWCSIRRKVLARDGYRCQVCGVEAEELGQNPDVHHITPMRAFENAQDAHTMENLVALCRSCHHEVEDGRIDISVTLPDGVQE
- a CDS encoding metal-dependent transcriptional regulator produces the protein MNTADQYLKAIYLVQEQEDGPASTGRVADMLEVSPASANEMIGKLEERELLDHEKYKGVTLTDEGIVAAREALQTYCIIERFLLEVLDVEEFRTEAKQLEPVIDETVAERLDTIIDRAPQCPDCFAPEEDVCGLLDVEADPDPAD
- a CDS encoding ferritin-like domain-containing protein, which gives rise to MSIQQSVSGDHQLARLLQIGVVLEEVVEARAGEHAKSLETTDPDVEALLDEAAAESAAHRERLEGVIDQLDADTIPFEEIKGLVAQQYEAEADFDGVLYDQLCNEETAYKFYDDLIGAVEDSDAEFSIDRGELLDTLEAIREDEADGVEQVTELMETGA
- the sufD gene encoding Fe-S cluster assembly protein SufD, coding for MSTQVHANLTEEQVTQISEDLGEPEWLLETRLDALDALDTAAMPDVIRTPGREWTNLDALEYESFVDPLDRAQEKDRIEAEGVDVLGWADALDEHGDLIEDYFGSVVDPQRDYLTALSTALFSAGTVVYVPEGVDAEDVKIRTRMNSQSLFNYTLVVAEESASVTILERQGTGEDIDGKRYYSGVVEAVAGENAHIQYGALQTLDEETYNFSVKRGHAKQYGTVNWIEGNIGSRLTKTSVETRLLGDSSESKIVGAFFGHEDQHFDIASRVWHEAEHTTADLVTRGVLDDSARSVYEGVQDVGREAWDTSSYQRENTLMLSDESEADASPKLIINNHDTEASHSATVGQVDEEDMFYMTSRSIPTETARNMLVEGFFVPVLEEVEVAELREDLQERIAVRLRN
- the sufB gene encoding Fe-S cluster assembly protein SufB, encoding MSSDQDHLKDTDTEKRFEFKKEENSAFQAEKGLDEETIRVISDDKDEPEWMLERRLRALQQFKQMPMPDGWPGAPDLSEVDVDEIVPYIRPDIETRGGAENWDDLPEEIQDTFDKLGIPEAEKNALSGVGAQYESEIVYQNMQEQWEEQGVIFCDMDKAVQEHEDIVKEYFMTKAVPPSDNKFAALHGAIWSGGSFVYVPEDTSVDMPVQAYFRMNSDGMGQFEHTLIVAEENSEVHYIEGCSAPKYSAFNLHSGGVEVFVKENAHVQYSTVQNWSKNTYNLNTKRAIAEEDATMEWVSGSMGSKATMLYPSTILKGPGATDNHITIAMAGEGQNIDTGAKVYHNAPDTKSTIESKSISKDGGRTNYRGLVHIADGAEDASTSVECDALMFDNESTSDTMPYMEIQENQVDVAHEATVGKIGDEDVFYLQSRGLDDDDAKQMIVAGFIEPLTEELPIEYAVEMNRLIELEMEGSLG
- a CDS encoding ABC transporter ATP-binding protein, giving the protein MATLEISNLHAEVAEEGGETILRGVDLEVQSGEIHALMGPNGSGKSTTAKVIAGHPAYEVTDGEVLLHLDADEFGDMDEEIPEDLQTWNLLELEPNERAALGIFLGFQYPAEIEGVTMVNFLRTALNAKLEEREELFEDEDEVEAESEEETNEDAAGYDTSPMEGPADEGDIGVAEFQEILQEKMEQLDMDERFAQRYLNAGFSGGEKKQNEVLQAAILEPSVAVLDEIDSGLDIDRLQDVSNGINALRDEEGAGILQITHYQRILDYVEPDHVHVMIDGEIAKSGDASLAEKLEDKGYDWVREEVYEAA
- a CDS encoding histidine kinase N-terminal 7TM domain-containing protein translates to MLQFSWVLAPFVAPIVLLPPILWVLYQNRDHPRLSVETVMLLATAAVFWSLSDAVRLAVTDAVLKRWLYTAYFLSAFVVIVSLFAFAVDYSDRKEWRHPRRFVPLLAPFTIAGLLAILDIGNLTFRNLRTATVNGLSVLVVDWGPMFYVAHLAAYVAIAVAAFLFLSYERTNRHYRGQVASIIGAAAVPWGLNAAYLLGLTQVNYTGAGFALSLPLASLMIFRYRILDIVPVARTAVVDQMQTGFLVLDYNGTVVDLNDRVCDILGVDTETLLGKSLRELSMAYPVIGDAHDRGEHGTFTVERDDDTRHYQVDVSQVTDQAGEGRGSIVLFQDVTRLARARAKLRDRTAELEEQNERLEDFAHMLSHDLRNPLSIARGQLELARIDREDDERLEKVADAHARIDELIDDVLALARQGQAVTDPERLDLGTVAETAWENVDTRQATLQVLADDDVAADESQLTQLFENLFRNAIQHGGDAVTVSVGDLPKGFYVEDDGPGIPENERDKVLDKGYTTDADGTGMGLTIIQTAAEAHDWEVTITEGTDGGARFEFVGVAADPSQVEDDDAGETDPAETVSDGGTPRDGG